The DNA region TTCGACGGAGGAGCCGGACAAGGCGTCCGAGCTGCTGGCGGAGGCCCTCGCGTTGTGGCAGGGGCCCGCGCTGGCCGGCGTGCCGGGTTCTGTCCGCGCCCCCGAGCTGGAGGATCTTCGGCTCGCCGTCCACGGCGCCAGGGTCGACGCGGATCTCGAACTCGGCAGGCACGCGGAACTGATCGTCGAGCTCAGCCCGCTGGTCCGGGCCACCCCGCTCGCCGAGCGCACGGCCGGTCAGCTGATGCGCGCGCTGTATCACGCCGGGCGCCGCGGCGACGCGCTCGAGCTCTATCGCACGGTGTCCCGGGCGACCCTGCGCACCCTCGGCGTCGAACCCGGCGCGGATCTGCGCTGGCTGCACGAACGCGTCCTCAACGACGATCTGCCGGTTAAGGTCGTCGCGGAACCGAAGCCCGAGGCGGCGCCCGTCCAGCAGCTGCCGCCCGCCGTGCCGAACCTCGCCGGACGCGAGGCGGATCTGGCCTGGCTCGACGAGCTCGCCGAGCGGGCCGAAGCCGGCGAGACCGCGGTCGGCGTGGTCACCGGCACCGCCGGGATCGGCAAGAGCAGCCTGGTGGTGTGGTGGGCGCATCGGGCGGCCCGCCGCTTCCCCGACGGCATCCTTTTCGCCGCGCTGCGCGGTTTCGACCCGCATCATCCGCCCCTGGAGCCCGCGGAGCTGCTCACCCAGTTCCTGCTCGGGCTCGGCGTCCCGGCCGAGGGCGTCCCGGAACAGGTCCACGAACGTGTCGCCCTCTACCGGTCGATGATCGCCGGCCGCCGGATGCTGGTGATCCTCGACAACGCCCGCTCCGCCGAGCAGGTCCGGCCGTTGCTGCCGCCCGGTTCGCGGTCGATGGCGCTGGTGACCAGCCGCTCCCGGCTCGACGGGATCGCCGTGTCCAACGCCGCTAAACTGCGGGTGCTCGGCACGCTCGCGCCCGGCGACGCCGTCCGGCTGATCGAGGAGCTCGCCGGGCCCGCCGGCTACGACCTCAACCACGCGCTCGCCCGGCTGTGCGGTTATCTCCCGCTGGCGCTGCGGATCGCGGGAGCCCGGCTCGCCGCGAGCGCGCAGTGGTCCGCGCAGGATCTGGTCGACGAGCTCGGCAACGAGCGGACCAGGCTGGCCGCGCTCGACGTCGAAGGGCCGGACGACGGGGTCCGCGCGGCGTTCGACGTCTCGTTCCGCGGCCTGCCCGCCGAGGTCGCGAACACTTTCCTGCGGCTCGGCGTCGTCCAATGCGTTTCGGCCGGTTCGCATCTGACCGCCGCGATCGGCGGGATCACCGTCGCCGAGGCACGGCGGCATCTGCGGGTGCTCGCCGCGCACAACCTGCTCGCCGAAACCGGCCGCGATTCCTTCGTCCCGCACGATCTGGTCCGGCTGTTCCTTCGCGAACTGGCGGAGAACGAGCTCGACGAGGCCGACCGGGAAGACGTCCTGACGCGGTCGGTGCGGTTCTATCAGGCCGTCGCCGACCGGGCCCGGCGCAAGATGCTCCGCATCGTCGACCCGCTCGATTTCACCGACGTGCTCAGCGATGCGCAGACGCCGCCGATCGGTTCCTTCGACGAGGCACAGGCCTGGTTCACCGCGGAATGGGAGAACCTGATCGAAGTCCTCGAAGCCGCCCGCGCGGCCGGACGGCACGACGACGTCTGGCGGCTGGCCAGGGTCGCGCACACCTATCGCGCGGTGTACCCGCTGCTGGACGAGTGGACGCGATTGGTCGGCATCGGGCTGGAGGCCGCCGAACGATCCGGCGACGTCCTCGGCCGGTGCTGGATGCTGATCTCCCGCTGCGCCATCGCGCTCACCTTCGAGCTGCCGCAGGGCTGCCTCGCCGACGCCGAACGCGCGCTGGAACTCGCGAGCGCGATCGGCGACAACCGGCTGATGGTCTCGGCGAACATCCACCTCGGCTCCGCGCTGACCCTCCTGGGGCGGTACGACGAGGCCATCGGGACGTTGCGGCAGGCGGTCGAGGAGACCGACCGGACCGGCGACCTCGAATTGCGCGGACAGGCGCTCAACAACTGCGCCGAGGCCGAAAAGCGGGCCGGTCGGTTCATCGAGGCGATCGGGCACCAGATCGCGTCGCTGGAGATCGACCGGACCCTCGGCGACGACAGCTACGTCGTCGTTTCGCTGAACAATCTGGCCGAATTGAGCATGCGGATCGGCGAACTCGCCGCGGCCGAACGGTACGTCTGGGAGGCGGTGGACCTGACGATCAGCAGGCGGTTCGTCCTCCAGGAAGGCGTCCTGCGGCTGACCTTGGGCAGGGTGCT from Amycolatopsis sp. EV170708-02-1 includes:
- a CDS encoding BTAD domain-containing putative transcriptional regulator; the encoded protein is MGESGSPARFQLLGPVRLLDGDRPVPVGGPGVRGLLALLALKVNKVVALDEIIDALWGHDPPATARTIVHGNVSHLRRVLREIQGDHPRGARILTAPPGYQLTVEPDRIDVHRARSLLERASTEEPDKASELLAEALALWQGPALAGVPGSVRAPELEDLRLAVHGARVDADLELGRHAELIVELSPLVRATPLAERTAGQLMRALYHAGRRGDALELYRTVSRATLRTLGVEPGADLRWLHERVLNDDLPVKVVAEPKPEAAPVQQLPPAVPNLAGREADLAWLDELAERAEAGETAVGVVTGTAGIGKSSLVVWWAHRAARRFPDGILFAALRGFDPHHPPLEPAELLTQFLLGLGVPAEGVPEQVHERVALYRSMIAGRRMLVILDNARSAEQVRPLLPPGSRSMALVTSRSRLDGIAVSNAAKLRVLGTLAPGDAVRLIEELAGPAGYDLNHALARLCGYLPLALRIAGARLAASAQWSAQDLVDELGNERTRLAALDVEGPDDGVRAAFDVSFRGLPAEVANTFLRLGVVQCVSAGSHLTAAIGGITVAEARRHLRVLAAHNLLAETGRDSFVPHDLVRLFLRELAENELDEADREDVLTRSVRFYQAVADRARRKMLRIVDPLDFTDVLSDAQTPPIGSFDEAQAWFTAEWENLIEVLEAARAAGRHDDVWRLARVAHTYRAVYPLLDEWTRLVGIGLEAAERSGDVLGRCWMLISRCAIALTFELPQGCLADAERALELASAIGDNRLMVSANIHLGSALTLLGRYDEAIGTLRQAVEETDRTGDLELRGQALNNCAEAEKRAGRFIEAIGHQIASLEIDRTLGDDSYVVVSLNNLAELSMRIGELAAAERYVWEAVDLTISRRFVLQEGVLRLTLGRVLRAGSDVDGAREQFALALKILADANPKLAGLVRAELTDLGESP